The following DNA comes from Candidatus Atribacteria bacterium ADurb.Bin276.
GACAACAATCCGATCACCCATGGTCATGGCTTCAGTTTGGTCGTGAGTTACATAGATCATGGTGGTTTTTAACCGATCATGTAACTTTGAGAGTTCGGCTCTCATTTGAACTCTCAATTTAGCGTCCAGGTTGGAGAGAGGTTCGTCAAACAAAAATACTTTAGGATGACGAACAATAGCTCGACCAACAGCAACACGCTGTCTTTGACCACCGGAGAGTTGTTTTGGTTTTCTCTGGAGGAGCTCTTGAATCCCAAGAATTTCGGCTGCGTCTTTGACTCGTTGGTCGATGTCACTTTTTGGAAATTTGCGAAGCTTTAAGCCGAAAGCCATGTTGTTGTAAACATCCATGTGAGGATATAAGGCATAGTTTTGGAATACCATTGCGATGTCACGATCTTTGGGAGGGACATCGTTCACCAAGGTATCTCCAATGTAAATTTCTCCAGCATCGATTTCTTCCAAACCGGCGATCATGCGGAGCGTGGTTGTTTTCCCGCAACCAGAAGGACCAACCAATACAACAAATTCCTGATCTTTGATTTCAAGATTAACTTTGTTAACTGCAAGAACATCTCCAAACTTTTTTACAATATCTTTTAAAATAACATTTGCCATCTATATTCCTCCTTCAA
Coding sequences within:
- the ugpC_1 gene encoding sn-glycerol-3-phosphate import ATP-binding protein UgpC, with amino-acid sequence MANVILKDIVKKFGDVLAVNKVNLEIKDQEFVVLVGPSGCGKTTTLRMIAGLEEIDAGEIYIGDTLVNDVPPKDRDIAMVFQNYALYPHMDVYNNMAFGLKLRKFPKSDIDQRVKDAAEILGIQELLQRKPKQLSGGQRQRVAVGRAIVRHPKVFLFDEPLSNLDAKLRVQMRAELSKLHDRLKTTMIYVTHDQTEAMTMGDRIVVMRDGLVQQVGSPLELYNKPVNKFVAGFIGTPSMNFIDVVLKKEGDDLYLDGQSFKLTIPAEFKENLLPHVNQELTLGIRPQDLFDSEVSKESATTGATIATTVDVVEPLGSEQIIYLTTGPHTLVAVLDMQTRTGVGDDLKVAVDTSKMHLFKSDTEIAII